The nucleotide window AATCACTTGAAACTTACTTTTAGTGAAAGGGTGGTCCATGTCCGGCtctgtttagatgttgagttaagctgaatttttttttataaataatagtaaattaagatgatagaATAAGTTTTATGGGATccatttaaaatgagtttagatttatttatgagaagttaaaaaatattgtaggttTCGCATGTAAAAatgtgttaagttaaaaaatattgtgggtcttacatgtaaagaagttttgagttaaaatgaatttaatgatttgagaattgaatgtttacatattaaactcaacttaaaattaggtTAAACTAAATTGAATTCATTTCGTCACTCTTTGGAGTTTAAACACAAGCGGACTTAAACGCTGTTCCTTGGTTTATTTCACGCCAACCCTTGTTATTATCTTTTCAACAAGGGCTTTGAGCAATCCTATTCACTCCaattcataattgaaaaaaaaaaaaaaaaagtatactttgcgttagaattttcaaaatttattatgtataaatatatattgagaatatggatATTTTAATATCGTTTTAAATGATTTTGAAAGAGTCTAAcgtgagaaagaagaaaaattttattcataggtCTCATACACTacatataattctttttgtgattttttaaattttttttctcttacaaaattcttgatatatggatgatgagtagaagaattcaattgttttaaaaagaataaactaaaaaaaaataaaaataaaataataatgtatagTATATGAGACTTATGAATAACAATACacgagaaagaaataaagaaaaataagcatCTATTGCATGCTATTACTTTAAAGACCCTCTACTGTATTGCCCAGCTCTTATAGCTGGGAGTGTCCTatagtctcattttttttaaaacgttttttcaaatattttaaaaaatatataaattcattaataattattttcttaaatattaaaaaaaattaaaatatactaacgATCAAATTAAAGGGACAAATtaatactttcttttctttaaaaagcaTGCACATGCTTAGGTGTATACCAAAATAGATGAATgtgatcaaattcataatatttttgataagtctcgtacaaatttttttataaaaaataagttttattttgaaaaaaaaaatctatacttTTGATGATGAGGTtcagttttttataaaaggaataTGCATATGCCTTATTTATTTAGAACtagtacaaataatttttctaattttaaagatctcaaatacaaaaatagacgacagaaaataaatcaaagaaaatttattatttgccGACTTTTCAAACGAatcattttgtatatatatccCCTCTCGAAATTCTTACTCTCTtaataaactataaaaaattgaaacattATTAAACGCCATTATATCAAAGTACTGATAATGATTAATTACTAATATAGTTTCTAGAAACAAGGCGACTCATCACAACTTAAAATACGCCATTAGTGTTGTTGCATTCTTGTTAGTTTTTGACCTTTTATGAAGAATGTCAGAGTGGACCACCGTCTCAGCCGCTCTGGCGGCCCTTGTCCTAAGTTCTGTCTaagcatttttataaaatcattggTATATAAATCAAAGACAATCACATTTTATCCCTCTAGATTCCTTGTATCGGTTTAACCAAAACCCATTGAACAGAGGACTGAGAAGAGCGTGGAAGTAAAACCAAATGTCAGGTACCTATCTTGAATTTCTTTCTCAAAGGGTAAATAACgcaaagggaagaagaagattctGTTTGGTTTCCGAGAAAGCgtggggaaaaggaaaaaagaaagcttgGAGTCTAATCTTACAACTAGAACTCTTGAGGAATACCCAGTTGATAAATACATGCATTGGAGTTCAAGTTGCTTTTTTAGTGGGAAATTAAGCTCTGGTGGATTTTTGAAGATCCTGAATTgccctttgttttgtttttctttcggCGATTAGGAACCATAAGCGTGTTTGTTTGATTGTTGATATGTAGGAATTCATGCAAGTTGGATGTCAAAATGTTATGCTGTAAGGTAGTTGGCTGACTTGACTTGGTATGTTTGGGTGacgataaaaatagataaataaaaacaaaggttAAATGCTTCCACTCTTTTGTTAGCTAAACCCAGTGGGGATTGCATGTTAGTGAAACTTCTTCCTCATTGGAGACGTTTCATAATTCTGAATGCAATGATGCTTCGAATTTTTAGTTTTCTCAAACTATGAGTGATTTTGTTAACTTTCGTTCATACAATTCCTTTCCTTCTGTTAAGTTGTTTGGCAACtggttttctttcaaattaaagtTGGGGATTGTGAATACTGTGCAGTGTAGATTATGATTCATCCAAAGTCAGGCAGCAACTAACTCAGCAATTTCTCAGAATGGGCCAACAACTTTTACGTTTGTGTCTGCTTGAAGCCAGGAGATTGATATGGCTCGCGGGCATGATGTTTGCGGTGATTTTCGCGTTATACCATTTTGAATTTCCGTTTGGTTATGTTctgtcatcttcatcttcattttctgCTGGTAAGGTCTCACTAGTTCCCAACAGTCACTCCCATTCTGGAGATTCACCGTCTAAATCTGAGGTGGTTGGTAACATGACAATTTCAATTAGTTCAAACTCCCCAAGTACATTTTTCACTCAAGAGAGAGCTAATTGGACCTCCGAAGGAAGGGACAGAAACCCAGAGAATGCTTCTGTGTCGGATAGAAGTGAGAGTTCATCTATGAATTCATCACCAAATGCAACTTCTCCACCAGTcgtgaataaaaatattagtacaCCTATTGTCAATTCTAATATATCAACATTAGAGAGTGAAAGAACAAAaacatttgacattaatgaaAACTCTAGGAAATCGCAAAAATACCTCACCCCGTCGGGCAATAATTCTTACCCGAACAGAGTTCCCAAGCTGAATAAAGGGCTTGAGATGCCAGACTCTTCAGCAGTTTCAATATCTGAGATGAATGGTTTACTGCTTCAGAATCGTGCTTCATACAGATCAATGGTATGTGTTATCTACAGCTTTAAGTTGTGTTAAAAGGGGATTGACTCGTGTAGAGTAAATTGCTCCAGCCTTTTcccttctttcattttgtttgtagGCACCAAGGTGGTCTGCAGTAGTTGACCGGGAACTGCTAAATGCAAAGTCGCTGATTGAGAATGCAcccatcataaaaaattatccaaatatTTATGCTCCTCTTTATAGGAATTTTTCCATGTTCAAAAGGTAAGTTTGTCACAGctattgaatattgatttttttctttattgtagCCATTTGGGTGCTGCCTAGTACTCAAAAGGGTTCTGGCGGTTGGGGTCCTGTATCCGAGTTTACTCTCTAGGGCTGGGTCCAAAGGACCTGCTCCATCTGCCAAATCCCCTTGATTCCTTCTATGCTCATATTGCTGAAGTAattttttgttacttattataGGTGTGTGAGTTGCGGAAAAGATTGCTAGAATATAGTAAAGTGCCATTTATTTATGGTCATGCATTTCTTGTGCACTCTGGAATCATTATGAAATTAGTGTAATCTTTCTTGGTGTTAATCTCTATGCCCTATTGAGCTGACTTTGTAAGCTGGAGGATACGCATGATAGATCAGGATACAGTACTGGTGCTTTGATTAACATAGATGGTACTTTGTATGCTGATAGGTTTGTACCAATGGAGGAGATTCCTATACAGGGGAACGTTTCTATGGGTGTCAAATGTCAAATtcttccttcctcttcttcttcttctgtgaTCCTTCCTACAAACTTTTGGCTTATCAAGGTTTTAATGTAAGCCTACTCTCAACCCCTCCCTGGTTGTTACCACCTAAAAGCAAAGGCATGGTGGCCTTCCAGGTGGGATAGTTGGCACGGCTGAGTTTAGTAATATTGAGAGAGGAGGTGGGATTGAAGAGAGGAAGTTGAGTGGGCTGAGTAGTAGGCATGatgaagagggaaaaaaaagattgCAGAGAGATGACGTTGGTCTATTGGCTCGATACCATGTAGAATTTGAGAGAATAATGGATGAAAATATACTCTGTTTTCATTAAAACTGATATGCGTACAAGTGttgctatatataatacaattggagaATCAACTAAAGATATAACGTAtacattcaaatttgaaatacaaaaactGAATCCCAGATTTTACTCATCTGATTCTCTTGTGCTTGATTTGTGGTGACTGATAACAGCTTTATGATTatgattttcatgatttctcGTTTCCGTTACTTGAGTTTCGGCTTGTGATTCAGCATCAGGTGCACCAATACTTATCAAGGTTTTAATTTAAGCCTACTCTCAACCCCTCCCTGGTTGTTACCACCTAAAGCAAAGGCATTGAGCCTATGTTTTTCTAATTCCAAGGATGCCCTTGTTATCATGTATCTATTTGTAAATAATGCTTTCTTGGGGTGTGGAAGTAGCTTTTGCTTTTTGATCATTCATAGCCTTCCCTTTTCTATTGAAAAACCAATTGTGGAACCATACTTCCATCAATGATGTGTAGACTTTTTTGTAGCTATAATCTATCATGCAAACAAATTATCTATTGTTGCTCAAGCAATTTTCCATCtggatttatttatataaatcaaatttgCAGGAGCTATGAGTTAATGGAAGAAACTCTCAAAGTATACGTTTACAGGGAAGGAGAAAAACCTGTATTACACCAGCCACGACTCAATGGAATATATGCATCTGAGGGATGGTTCATGAAGCTGCTGGAAGCTAACAAAAAATTTCTTACTAGAAACCCTAGGAAAGCCCATCTGTTTTACTTACCCTTCAGCTCACAAATGTTGGAGGAGacattatatatagctaattcacACAGCTTTGACAACCTCAAACAGTATTTGAAGAACTACTTGAACTTGATTACAGCGAAATATCCTTTCTGGAACAGAACTGGAGGAGCAGATCATTTTCTTGTTGCTTGCCATGACTGGGTACGCTTTTCAAGCTTCCTTTCCACTTATGTTTTGTGAAGCTTATTGGAGGAATTCATAGAAAGTCagttttttttgtccttttttaagtatatgaaatgatataaaatgcaTCCGTTAGTTATGTGAAAAGGATCATATCCATGATTTTGAATATCACTCTCAACATCCCATAATGAGTGGTTCAATTGCCAGTTTTACTTGCCCCTTACCTTAATATATGTTCAGTCCACCAACTGATGCCATAATTTTCCCCTAATACCTTTTTActataagaaagtattttctcaatttgAATGTTGTTAACTTTTAAAAGGTGAATTGGAAAGTTATGCTAAATGGTCAAAACGGTTGGCTTTCCTTAAATTTTGTGCAGTGTGCAAATGAATATGACCGTCATTTGTCAAGACTATCgccagtttttttcttttgtaatgtttggttattaatatatttctcCTTTAATGTTGTGTGAAGACACTGTTCTTGAGGATGGATTTGTAGTTTGCAAAAGCTTTTGACAAAGAACTTCATTTTTTAAGCGGAATTTAAACTTTTAGTTTTGGATCCTCACAAAGTCACATTGTTCTGTTCTAATAAAAGTCTCTTCTTCAGGCCCCAACTGAAACAAACCAACTTATGGCTAATTGCATAAGAGCTCTCTGCAATGCTGATGTCAAAGGAGGTTTTGTTTTAGGGAAGGATGTGTCTCTTCCAGAAACATTAGTACGCTCGTTTCGGAGTCCACTCCGGGATCTTGGAGGCAAACCTCCTTCCCAGAGGTCAATTCTTGCTTTCTTTGCAGGAAGCATGCATGGATACGTGCGGCCAATTCTATTACAGCACTGGGAAAACAAAGATCCTGACATGAAAATCTTTGGTCGAATGCCCAAGTCCAAGGGCAATAAGAACTATATCCGTCATATGAAGAACAGCAAGTATTGTATATGTGCAAAAGGTTATGAAGTCAACAGCCCACGCGTCGTAGAGGCCATATTTTATGAGTGTGTCCCTGTGATTATATCTGACAATTTTGTGCCcccattttttgaagttttgaactgGGATTCTTTTGCTGTTTTTATCTTGGAGAAGGATATTCCGAATTTGAAGAGTATACTCCTTTCGATCCCAGAGAAGAGGTATCTCGAGATGCAAATGGGGGTGAAAAAGGtacaaaaacattttctttggcATGCCAAGCCTGAGAAGTATGATATCTTTCATCTGGTTCTCCACTCTGTTTGGTACAACAGACTTCATCTAATAAGCCTCAGATGACAAAGAAACATTGCAGAGATATACATACTGTGTTTTTGTTGTTGGATTCAGAGAACCCGTGCTGGGAAAAGTAGAATATTAAGGAAAAGGAGGGTGGTTTTGGTGCAAGAACAGTTAGTAAATTCGTCGATGTATATATCTTAGAACAACAAAGTCAATTTGCTGAATATATACCTTTCTCACTTATCAGTACTGCTTCTCTCCTTTGTCGAACGGCAGAAAATTCGGTGGTAATTTTTTAGTTCTTTCAAGTTTCCTTTGAacatttcacatttctaataaatttattttcccaGAGTAATGCTATGTAGCTAAGAGGAATTCTATTTATCAGCTAtcattcactctcacactctacATCTacagtttttttataaggtggAGGATGTGGGATGGTAAATAATAGTTGATGAGAAGaagaataactaaaaataatgatagggttagaCTTGTTTACAactaatttataactaaaaataataaaatatttaaaaaattaataaaaatgtgatgtaaaaaatattttataattttataaaataattttattgtcttAATTGTGAACGGGTAGCTAACCAGTTGGAAGTATCATTGTCGGGTAAGAATACTCCGTTAAAACCGTTAAAGAGTGACGGTAAAAGTCTTCATGGTTGTTCCCAAGTCCCAACTACCGTTCACGTGAAAGTCGGTGTCTCAtgtaaaacacaatattttactGTTAGAAAAAAGGTAAGAAGCGGGCATCTTCATGCTAAGATGGTCCTGCTCTCTATTCTGACCGTCAATATTGCTCCATTATTGGACTTGGACTTCAACTTTGTGTATCAGGAGGACAAAACAGGGCTTTCACAACTGATCAACGCCTACAGCTACACGGTACAACGTAGCAAACCTTTCCTCTTTTAATCCGTCGAAAACTCGGAAAACCTTACAAAGCAGTGAAACAGCCTCGACCAGCAAATCTGACAGCTGAGGGGAAAAACAAAAGCAGAAACAAAAACCCAGCAAGTCTGACACTTTTCCTATTTTCTATCTctatcttcttctatttttttaattaactgtATATGTAAGTACTGATTGATTTTTCCCGAGTTAGATAGAGATTATTCCAGGGAGTCGGGGAGACAATAGAAAGCTGATGAATTGATGAGAGGACTAAGcaattagaagaagaaaaaggaaggaattaTCAGATCAATAGCTAAGCTTTACCTAATTTCAATATCAATGGCCACAGTAACAAAAAGCAGTGTGGTGAGGGTGAAGCCGAGCCATCAAGATGGTTCTTCGAAAGCAAAGGTTGATTCTTCTTCTGCCAACAAGAAGAAGATTGAGAGCTCAAACAAGCAGCCTGTTGATTCAAAGCAGAAATCTGTGACTACAGCTGTAAAAACTGAGGTACCCATTTTGAAAGTTCATTGCTTTTTGTGATCGAGATTTGTTTGATTGTGTTCTGTCTAGCGGACAATGATGTTGTTTCTCAATTGTGCCATCTGGGTATGTCGGGTTAAGGAATTTATTTGTATGTGGTCTTTATGCCTTTGAATTTGCAGTGGACGGGGAGGATTTGGATTTTGAAGTTTCGGGGTCGTTTGACTCGTTTTTTAACGATTTTTGGTGGATTTGGTTATATAGGTTTGGTTTTCTAAATCAATTTGTGTAATTTGCAATGAACTGGGTTTTTCGTGGCGCCAccggggggtggggggggtgGTGTGGGGGGGATCATATGGAGGTAATTCTCAATGGAGTCTGGTCCTGGTTATCTGAAAACCTCTCCTTCTCCCTATCAATTGCATTAATCTCATATTGAGTGCTGcaaattttaattagttttgctAAATGTGAAGGTAAAATCGAAAACAGCATCAGCATcagcaaaaacaacaacaaagacAACTACCAAAGTAAGAGAGAATAAAGTGCCCATGGCAATGGATGGGGTGACCTGGATTTTGGAATTTCTGTGTCGTTTTCAGTGATTTTTGGTGGATTGGGTTATATATGGATGTggttttttttaaggggggagctGTCATATGGATGTGGTCCTCAATGGGTTCTGGTCCTTGTTATCTGAAATCTCTCCTTCTCCCTATCAATTGGATAAATCTCACTGAGTGCTATAAATCTTAATAAGTTTTGCTAAATGTGAAGGTAAAATCAAAAACAGCATCAGCATCAGCATcagcaaaaacaacaaaaactacTACCAGAGTAAGAGAGAAGAAAGTGTACACTTTGCCTGGCCAGAAATATGATCCTCCTGAAGAGGTTCTGTAACCATGAAAATTAGTCTCAGTTCTTTTCTAGGAAAATGCTTATGGTGATATAGCGTTACTTATACCTTGTGTGTTTTGCTGCTTTATATTGACAGAGAGAACCACTGAGGATTTTCTATGAGTCATTGTCGCAACAGATCCCCACAAGTGAGATGGCAGAATTCTGGTGAGCTTTCTGCCCATTCTTACAGCTTTTCTTCCTCATTTCAAACTGATGGAGCGTATGTGAAGCTCACTTGTAGAACCTTTTCATAAGTTAAATATGGAACTTGCTTTAATTCAGTCCTTTGCTCATTGCTTAGACCATTGGAATTGGACTGTTCTTTCTGGTTCCTACTTGGGATTTTGTAAATTGTTTGCTTAGACCAAGCAGACCATACTCCAGGTTGAAGGATGGAGCCTAACCTTGCAGTAGGAAGGTGTTcgttttaataaatttcttgtaTGTGAAAGGTATGGTcattatttagaaatttaaaatgagATTCTTTGGGCCATTGATATGCTAATGTCGACAAAATCAATCTTAATTGGATGAGTTCTCGGATGTACTGAGGAGCCAAAACCATATTTTGAGGTCATGTGATTGTTGGTTTGGCTATACTGCAATTAGGTCATTGCTCTTCGTTTTAATTGTGTGCCTCAGCTAGCTTCTTGTTTGAATTGATTGCATAAGTATTCTTTAATaactattataaaaaagaagaagtattCTTTAAtaactacttataaaaaaagaagtattCTTTAACAACTAGCATGACAACTTCACGATTAATAAGAAGGTAGCACAGTCAAaggaaaagtaaattttttattttttttaagaagaggatggtactcatattttattgatagccctcaCTTTTGGCAGAGGAAAAACGTGGTTACAACCAGACACCTAGGGGTTACAAATTAGCATAAAAACCAAAACCGAGGTATCAAAAACCAAACGACCCACCCACAAactaagaaaaccaaaaaattacaaaccaaatagaaaTAACAATCCTAAGAAACCAGCCTGCAAGAAAAGGAACAGAtcacacttataaaaaaaaataacaaagaagcGAGAAGCAAAAATCTAGTGCCTCATTTTGATAACCTCAAATAAGGAAAACCAATTATGTCCATACGAAGAAGGCTTCTTAACTGACTAGATAAAGTATCCCTATCATCAATCGAGTCCGTATTTAAACCCTCAGCACCCTGcttagcaagaaaatcagccaCAACATTACATTCGTGATAGATATGAGTAATTTGGAAGAGTGAAGGCTTCTTACCTTCAACAAAGGCTTCTTAGTCACCGGGTACTGGTCATGAAGAGGACCACCCTCATCCCAGTTCTCATACTAGAAAGAGATGTTTCCATCTCTCGCTAACAACTTAGAATTGTTTAAGATGTCCGACATACCATTAACAATAGCCTTCCAAAACCGAGTACCCTTAGACAGATTCACAAGGGGTAAATGATTACCTCTAACATACTTGCTTCTAAAGAAATCCGCCCACAACGAATGCTCCAAAATCAATCTCCAAGCAAGCCTCATATTAAGAGCCATTTGGATATCCTCAAAATCCCGAATACCCACCCCACCTTATTCAATGggtttacaaatattttttcaagcCACCCATTTCCTCTTACCTTTACCCTCTGGAGTCTGAATCACCCCAGAAGAAAGAGCTCAATAGCCTATTCAACGCCGTGAGGACCACTTTAGGGACATGTAAATTGATTATCAGAATAATTAACTAATTCTTTAGAAAATACATGCACCAGTGTTCCATTAACTACTCATTCTTTAGAAAATACTGTACAATTTCTGACTCTGGTCTTTATTCTGTGTCCTGCTTTACTACTTGGAAGTGTGGACTCTTGACCCTGGTTTAAGTGAATGCGTGTCAGATAGCACTTCAacgttttttttcaaaaaggtTTTCTAGTAACAGCAATTAAGGA belongs to Juglans regia cultivar Chandler chromosome 8, Walnut 2.0, whole genome shotgun sequence and includes:
- the LOC108985806 gene encoding probable glycosyltransferase At5g03795 isoform X2; this encodes MSGIHASWMSKCYAVSVDYDSSKVRQQLTQQFLRMGQQLLRLCLLEARRLIWLAGMMFAVIFALYHFEFPFGYVLSSSSSFSAGKVSLVPNSHSHSGDSPSKSEVVGNMTISISSNSPSTFFTQERANWTSEGRDRNPENASVSDRSESSSMNSSPNATSPPVVNKNISTPIVNSNISTLESERTKTFDINENSRKSQKYLTPSGNNSYPNRVPKLNKGLEMPDSSAVSISEMNGLLLQNRASYRSMAPRWSAVVDRELLNAKSLIENAPIIKNYPNIYAPLYRNFSMFKRSYELMEETLKVYVYREGEKPVLHQPRLNGIYASEGWFMKLLEANKKFLTRNPRKAHLFYLPFSSQMLEETLYIANSHSFDNLKQYLKNYLNLITAKYPFWNRTGGADHFLVACHDWAPTETNQLMANCIRALCNADVKGGFVLGKDVSLPETLVRSFRSPLRDLGGKPPSQRSILAFFAGSMHGYVRPILLQHWENKDPDMKIFGRMPKSKGNKNYIRHMKNSKYCICAKGYEVNSPRVVEAIFYECVPVIISDNFVPPFFEVLNWDSFAVFILEKDIPNLKSILLSIPEKRYLEMQMGVKKVQKHFLWHAKPEKYDIFHLVLHSVWYNRLHLISLR
- the LOC108985806 gene encoding probable glycosyltransferase At5g03795 isoform X3 is translated as MSDYDSSKVRQQLTQQFLRMGQQLLRLCLLEARRLIWLAGMMFAVIFALYHFEFPFGYVLSSSSSFSAGKVSLVPNSHSHSGDSPSKSEVVGNMTISISSNSPSTFFTQERANWTSEGRDRNPENASVSDRSESSSMNSSPNATSPPVVNKNISTPIVNSNISTLESERTKTFDINENSRKSQKYLTPSGNNSYPNRVPKLNKGLEMPDSSAVSISEMNGLLLQNRASYRSMAPRWSAVVDRELLNAKSLIENAPIIKNYPNIYAPLYRNFSMFKRSYELMEETLKVYVYREGEKPVLHQPRLNGIYASEGWFMKLLEANKKFLTRNPRKAHLFYLPFSSQMLEETLYIANSHSFDNLKQYLKNYLNLITAKYPFWNRTGGADHFLVACHDWAPTETNQLMANCIRALCNADVKGGFVLGKDVSLPETLVRSFRSPLRDLGGKPPSQRSILAFFAGSMHGYVRPILLQHWENKDPDMKIFGRMPKSKGNKNYIRHMKNSKYCICAKGYEVNSPRVVEAIFYECVPVIISDNFVPPFFEVLNWDSFAVFILEKDIPNLKSILLSIPEKRYLEMQMGVKKVQKHFLWHAKPEKYDIFHLVLHSVWYNRLHLISLR
- the LOC108985806 gene encoding probable glycosyltransferase At5g03795 isoform X1 is translated as MHWSSSCFFSGKLSSGIHASWMSKCYAVSVDYDSSKVRQQLTQQFLRMGQQLLRLCLLEARRLIWLAGMMFAVIFALYHFEFPFGYVLSSSSSFSAGKVSLVPNSHSHSGDSPSKSEVVGNMTISISSNSPSTFFTQERANWTSEGRDRNPENASVSDRSESSSMNSSPNATSPPVVNKNISTPIVNSNISTLESERTKTFDINENSRKSQKYLTPSGNNSYPNRVPKLNKGLEMPDSSAVSISEMNGLLLQNRASYRSMAPRWSAVVDRELLNAKSLIENAPIIKNYPNIYAPLYRNFSMFKRSYELMEETLKVYVYREGEKPVLHQPRLNGIYASEGWFMKLLEANKKFLTRNPRKAHLFYLPFSSQMLEETLYIANSHSFDNLKQYLKNYLNLITAKYPFWNRTGGADHFLVACHDWAPTETNQLMANCIRALCNADVKGGFVLGKDVSLPETLVRSFRSPLRDLGGKPPSQRSILAFFAGSMHGYVRPILLQHWENKDPDMKIFGRMPKSKGNKNYIRHMKNSKYCICAKGYEVNSPRVVEAIFYECVPVIISDNFVPPFFEVLNWDSFAVFILEKDIPNLKSILLSIPEKRYLEMQMGVKKVQKHFLWHAKPEKYDIFHLVLHSVWYNRLHLISLR
- the LOC108985806 gene encoding probable glycosyltransferase At5g03795 isoform X4, which translates into the protein MGQQLLRLCLLEARRLIWLAGMMFAVIFALYHFEFPFGYVLSSSSSFSAGKVSLVPNSHSHSGDSPSKSEVVGNMTISISSNSPSTFFTQERANWTSEGRDRNPENASVSDRSESSSMNSSPNATSPPVVNKNISTPIVNSNISTLESERTKTFDINENSRKSQKYLTPSGNNSYPNRVPKLNKGLEMPDSSAVSISEMNGLLLQNRASYRSMAPRWSAVVDRELLNAKSLIENAPIIKNYPNIYAPLYRNFSMFKRSYELMEETLKVYVYREGEKPVLHQPRLNGIYASEGWFMKLLEANKKFLTRNPRKAHLFYLPFSSQMLEETLYIANSHSFDNLKQYLKNYLNLITAKYPFWNRTGGADHFLVACHDWAPTETNQLMANCIRALCNADVKGGFVLGKDVSLPETLVRSFRSPLRDLGGKPPSQRSILAFFAGSMHGYVRPILLQHWENKDPDMKIFGRMPKSKGNKNYIRHMKNSKYCICAKGYEVNSPRVVEAIFYECVPVIISDNFVPPFFEVLNWDSFAVFILEKDIPNLKSILLSIPEKRYLEMQMGVKKVQKHFLWHAKPEKYDIFHLVLHSVWYNRLHLISLR
- the LOC108985807 gene encoding uncharacterized protein LOC108985807 isoform X1; translated protein: MATVTKSSVVRVKPSHQDGSSKAKVDSSSANKKKIESSNKQPVDSKQKSVTTAVKTEVKSKTASASAKTTTKTTTKVKSKTASASASAKTTKTTTRVREKKVYTLPGQKYDPPEEREPLRIFYESLSQQIPTSEMAEFWMMEHGLLSPERAKKAYEKKQRRQKQLRMGTPIKSLKPPSRPESSQKQQQASKNGILKAKKRIINDSDDDDFILSPKRRKG
- the LOC108985807 gene encoding uncharacterized protein LOC108985807 isoform X3 — encoded protein: MATVTKSSVVRVKPSHQDGSSKAKVDSSSANKKKIESSNKQPVDSKQKSVTTAVKTEVKSKTASASAKTTTKTTTKVKSKTASASASAKTTKTTTRVREKKVYTLPGQKYDPPEEREPLRIFYESLSQQIPTSEMAEFC
- the LOC108985807 gene encoding uncharacterized protein LOC108985807 isoform X2 gives rise to the protein MATVTKSSVVRVKPSHQDGSSKAKVDSSSANKKKIESSNKQPVDSKQKSVTTAVKTEVKSKTASASASAKTTKTTTRVREKKVYTLPGQKYDPPEEREPLRIFYESLSQQIPTSEMAEFWMMEHGLLSPERAKKAYEKKQRRQKQLRMGTPIKSLKPPSRPESSQKQQQASKNGILKAKKRIINDSDDDDFILSPKRRKG